In Methanocella paludicola SANAE, the sequence ATGGTACCCTCCACGTTCATGGTCGCAGGCTACTATGTGTATGCCCCGAAAAATTCACTCGCATCTCCGATGGATGTTAGAGCAGTCGAATGGATCAAAGATAATACGCCCGTGAACGCCATCGTCTACGAGAACCCGGACCATTTCCCCCGGGTACCGATCATTTCCGGCCGAAACATCCTATATGCGGCCCAGACGTACGTGAGCCAGTACCATGGAGCAGACTGGCTCGGCCCCATGGAAAGCATCCTGAAGATAGACGACCCGCAGACAGTCTATGACACTCTGGCGCAGTATAACGTGAATTACGTGCTGATGGGAGGAAAAGAGCAGACCGGGTCCATGGCTATTGTCCTGAGTAACACGACCTATTTTAAAAATGTCTATACTGAGGGTAACTTTAAGATATACGAGGTCGTCGGTGTCCCGGTAAAAGGATAGCGGACTTACGACTTGAAAGCGTCGCCGATGCGCTCGAATATGTTCTTATCTTTTTCCTTACCCTTTCCGGCATGCTCGTCGGCAGCAAGCTCCTGGTAGAGCTTCTTCTGGTGCTCGGATAACCTCTGGGGCACCTTAACGACCACTTTGACGTGCATGTCGCCCCTGCCCCTCGTGCGCAGGCTCTGGACGCCCTCGCCCTTTAGACGGAAAGTCGTATCAGTCTGCGTTCCCGCCGGGATCTTGAGCTTCGCCTTGCCGTTAAGCGTATCCACTTCGATCTCGTCCCCGAGGACGGCCTGCGTGATGCTGATGGGCAGGATACAGGAGATGTCATCGCCGTAGCGCTGGAAATAGGGGTGGGACCTGACGTGGACGACCACGTAGAGATCGCCGGCCTGCGTGCCGTTCATCCCCGGCTCGCCCTCGCCGGTGACACGAAGCTGCATGCCCTCCTCGACTCCCGCGGGGATCTTTACGGTGATCTTGCGGACGTGCCGGGACTTGCCATTTCCGCGGCACTCCGGGCAGGGCGTGTCGAACATCTTTCCCCGGCCCCTGCATCTTCCGCAGGGCCCTACCCGCACCATCTGGCCGAACAGGCTCTGCTGGACCTGGCGCACCTGGCCGGTGCCGTCGCAGGCACTGCAGTTATAGACCTTGGTGCCGGGCTTCGCCCCCGTGCCATGGCAGGTATCGCACACGTCCATCCTGGGGAAGACGATCTCCTTGTCGATGCCGAAGGCCGCCTCCTTGAAGTCGACCTCCAGGTCATAGCGCAGGTCGGCGCCCCGGGACGGGCCGCGCTGGCCTCCCCCCCGGCCGCCGAAGAACATGTCGAAGAGATTATCATAATTCCCGAAGCCCATGTCCCGGAAGATATCGTTGAAGTTCGCGTTATTGTAAAAGTCGGACTCGGAATAGCCCGACATGCCCGCGTGGCCGAGCTGATCATACCGGGCACGTTTTTGCTCGTCCGAAAGAACGGCATACGCTTCCGAGAGCTCCTTGAACTTTTCCTCGGCCCCCGGCTCCTTGTTCTGGTCCGGGTGGTATTTCATGGCGAGCTTTCGATATGATTTTTTAATGTCCTCGACCGGAGCGGTCTTATCGACGCCCAGTACCTCGTAGTAGTCTCTTTTTTCAGCCACTATCGCTCACCATATGATAAAAATAAATGAGAAGAAGAAGGCTTAATTCTTCTTCTCGTCCTTCACTTCGAACTCGGCGTCGACCACGTTCGGGTCCTTGCCGCCGCCGTTGGGCTGCGCCTGCTGTTGCTGCTTGGCCTGCTGCTGTTGCTGGTAGGCCTGGGCAGCCTGCTGGTACATCACGGTCGCGGCCTCGTTTACCACCTTGGTCAGGTTCTCGGTCTCGGCCTTGATCTTGTTCATATCGTCGGTCTTCTGCGCCTCTTTAAGGGCCTCGATGCCCTTGTTGATCTTATCCTTCTGGTCGGCCGTGATCTTGTCGCCCGCCTCGGCGACGGTCTTCTGGGCCGCGTAGAGGATAGAGTCGGCGTTGTTCGTGACCTCGGCCTTCTCCTTCTTCTTGGCGTCCTCCGATGCGAACTTCTCCGCGTCCTTCATCATGCGGTCGATCTGGTCTTTCGATAATTTGGTGGAGGCCGTGATGGTTATGGCCTGCTCCTTGCCGGTGCCCAGGTCCTTCGCCTTGACGTTCATGATGCCGTTGGCGTCGATATCGAAGGTCACCTCGATCTGGGGAATGCCCCTCGGGGCCGGCGGAATGCCGATCAGGTGGAACCGGCCGAGCGTCGTGTTGTCCGAGGCCATGGGCCTCTCGCCCTGGAGCACGTGGATCTCGACGGACGTCTGGTTATCCGCGGCGGTCGAGAACACCTGGCTCTTCCGGGTGGGGATGGTCGTGTTCCGCTCGATGAGCTTCGTGAACACGGCACCGAAGGTCTCGATCCCAAGCGACAGCGGGGTGACGTCCAGTAGCAGTAAGTCCTTGACCTCGCCCGCCAGCACGCCGCCCTGGATGGCCGCGCCCATTGCCACGCACTCCATGGGGTCGATCCCGCGCTCCGGCTCCTTGCCGAAGAACTTGCGGACCATTTCCTGCACCATGGGCATCCTCGTCGGGCCTCCGACCAGGATAATGTGGTCGATGTTGGTCGCCGTGAGCTTGGCGTCCGATATGGCCTGCCTCATTGGCGCGTAGCACCGGTCAACGACCTCCCTGACGAGCTCTTCGAGCTTGGCCCTCGTGAGAGTCATGTCCAGGTGCTTTGGGCCGTTCTGGTCGGCCGTAATGAACGGTAAATTAACATTCGTCTGCAGGGTGCTCGAGAGCTCGATCTTGGCCTTCTCGGCCGCATCCCTCAGGCGCTGCATGGCCATCTTGTCCTTCCGCAGGTCGATGCCGTTCTCCTTCTGGAAGCTGTTGGCGATATAGTCGATGATGCGGTTATCCATGTCGGTGCCGCCGAGCTGGGTATCGCCCGAGGTGGAAAGCACCTCGAAGACGCCCTCGCCCATCTCCATGATGGTCACATCGAGCGTGCCGCCGCCCAGGTCGAACACCAGGATCTTCTGGGTGCCCGTCTTGTCCAGGCCGTACGCTAACGCGGCCGCCGTGGGCTCGTTGATGACACGCAGGACTTCCAGGCCGGCGATGGTGCCGGCATCCTTGGTGGCCTGCCTCTGGTTATCGTTAAAGTAAGCCGGGACAGTGATGACCGCCTTTGAGATCTTCTCGCCCAGGAACGCCTCGGCGTCCTGCTTGATCTTGGAGAGGATCATGGCGGATATCTCCTGCGGAGTGTACTTCTTGCCGTCGATGTCCACCTTGTGGTCGGTGCCCATCTTGCGCTTGATGGCCAGTACGGTCCTCTCGGGGTTCGTAACGGCCTGGCGCCGCGCCGCCTCGCCGACGAGCCTTTCGCCCGTCTTCGTGAACGCTACGTAGGAGGGGAAAAGCCTCGCGCCCTCCGCGCTCGGTATGATGGTCGGCTTGCCGCCTTCAAGGACGGCGGCCTCTGAGTTGCTAGTACCAAGGTCTATGCCGATAATCTTGGACATTAATCTTCACCTCTTTTCGAAACTTTGACTTTCGAGTATCGAATGACTTTCATGTTCAGCGTGTAGCCACGCTGTATCTCCTCGAGGATCGTGTCTTCCTCACGGTCGTTGTCGACGCCCTGCATCATTGCCTCGTGCAGGTACGGGTCGAATTTCTCTCCCACGGCCTTGATGGGCTTGAGCCCGTGCTTCTCCAGCACGGTTTTCATGTTCGTGTAGACCATCTCCAGTCCTTTGGCCATTGCGTCGTCGGACTTTCTGGCCGTCTCGACCGCCCGCTCCAGGTTCTCGTAGACGTCCAGTAGCTCCAGAATGAGGGACTCGTTCGAGTATTTGATGTAATCTTCGCGCTCGCGGGCCGCGCGCTTTTTATAGTTCTCCAGGTCCGCCCTGAGGTACATGGCGAGGCTCTTATACTCCTCAGCCTGTTTTTTTGCAAGGGCTAGCTCGTCGTCCGCTTTTGACTCTTCGAGACTTTCTTTTACTTCAGTCGAGTCCATAAACCCCATCCCTTCGTGGAAGCCGGTCTTAAATAATGTTTGCACTTCTATAAATACTTATCCTTAGCTGTGCTTCCGCCTATCGGACGACGGCACGCGGAAATAAGCATGCATCGGAGCTATCGTCCTGCGACTATTATGACTGTCCCTGAGGATAAATAGTTTCTATGGCAGGCGTATCATTGTCTTAGCACGAAAAGAGATAAATTCTATTAGATATTGAATATATTGTTTAGACGTTTGTTGACCGGGGGCACATTGAATATGGGCTTGTTCGATGTTTTTAAGGGTAAGAAGGATAAGGGCAGTGTTGTGGTTTTAGAATCGGCGCCCGGTGGCTACGCGCTTAAAAGCGGGAATGGGTCATCCGGCATAAGTCGTGCCTGCATTTATTTTAGCCTGTCCTCGCCGCTAGAGGATGAGCCGGACATGGTCGAGGGCATCATAAAGGAACTGGATTCCTCGATAGCGCCTGCCGCAGGGGCGATCATCTCGACAGCCTATGAAGTCCTGCCGTACATCGACGAGTTCGTCGCTACCAGGGAGATGCCAGACACACTGAACACGTTCTTGATGTCCCGGGCGATGATGCTCGGGCTGGCCAGGGGCCCTGCGGAGATGGCGAAGCTGGCCATCGAGCCCTTTAACTATAACGGCATCAAGGGTGTCATTATTCTCAAAGAGGCCTAAACGTAGCCGGCGTCGACGAGAAGGATCTCTGCATTGCTTGTTGCTGATATTTTGATGTGTTGCTCGGAGATTATCTCGGCGGCCCCGAACTCGGGCAGCTCTTTTCCATTGACCGTAACGGGCCCGCCTTCAACGACATAAAAATAGCCTCCCCTGCCGTTCCGGAACGAGTGCTCGGCCGAATGCCCCTGCTCTAGATATCCCGAATAGATGCGGACATCCTGATGTATAGGGAGGGCATCGGGCACGCCGTTCGCCATGATAAGCAACAGCTTGT encodes:
- the dnaJ gene encoding molecular chaperone DnaJ; the encoded protein is MAEKRDYYEVLGVDKTAPVEDIKKSYRKLAMKYHPDQNKEPGAEEKFKELSEAYAVLSDEQKRARYDQLGHAGMSGYSESDFYNNANFNDIFRDMGFGNYDNLFDMFFGGRGGGQRGPSRGADLRYDLEVDFKEAAFGIDKEIVFPRMDVCDTCHGTGAKPGTKVYNCSACDGTGQVRQVQQSLFGQMVRVGPCGRCRGRGKMFDTPCPECRGNGKSRHVRKITVKIPAGVEEGMQLRVTGEGEPGMNGTQAGDLYVVVHVRSHPYFQRYGDDISCILPISITQAVLGDEIEVDTLNGKAKLKIPAGTQTDTTFRLKGEGVQSLRTRGRGDMHVKVVVKVPQRLSEHQKKLYQELAADEHAGKGKEKDKNIFERIGDAFKS
- the dnaK gene encoding molecular chaperone DnaK, coding for MSKIIGIDLGTSNSEAAVLEGGKPTIIPSAEGARLFPSYVAFTKTGERLVGEAARRQAVTNPERTVLAIKRKMGTDHKVDIDGKKYTPQEISAMILSKIKQDAEAFLGEKISKAVITVPAYFNDNQRQATKDAGTIAGLEVLRVINEPTAAALAYGLDKTGTQKILVFDLGGGTLDVTIMEMGEGVFEVLSTSGDTQLGGTDMDNRIIDYIANSFQKENGIDLRKDKMAMQRLRDAAEKAKIELSSTLQTNVNLPFITADQNGPKHLDMTLTRAKLEELVREVVDRCYAPMRQAISDAKLTATNIDHIILVGGPTRMPMVQEMVRKFFGKEPERGIDPMECVAMGAAIQGGVLAGEVKDLLLLDVTPLSLGIETFGAVFTKLIERNTTIPTRKSQVFSTAADNQTSVEIHVLQGERPMASDNTTLGRFHLIGIPPAPRGIPQIEVTFDIDANGIMNVKAKDLGTGKEQAITITASTKLSKDQIDRMMKDAEKFASEDAKKKEKAEVTNNADSILYAAQKTVAEAGDKITADQKDKINKGIEALKEAQKTDDMNKIKAETENLTKVVNEAATVMYQQAAQAYQQQQQAKQQQQAQPNGGGKDPNVVDAEFEVKDEKKN
- a CDS encoding nucleotide exchange factor GrpE, with the translated sequence MDSTEVKESLEESKADDELALAKKQAEEYKSLAMYLRADLENYKKRAAREREDYIKYSNESLILELLDVYENLERAVETARKSDDAMAKGLEMVYTNMKTVLEKHGLKPIKAVGEKFDPYLHEAMMQGVDNDREEDTILEEIQRGYTLNMKVIRYSKVKVSKRGED